From the Anaeromyxobacter sp. genome, one window contains:
- a CDS encoding NAD-dependent malic enzyme yields MGEKSVAGQAGHTLPHGEALLHEPLLNKGTAFTLAERDALGLRGLLPPNVHTIEEQLARVVGNYQQKQTDLERYIHLVSLQDRNETLFYRLVTEHIEEMMPVIYTPTVGQACQQWGHLFRRPRGLYLSWDDRGKLADILRAWPKPDVRVIVVTDGERILGLGDQGVGGMGIPVGKLSLYTACAGIDPAKTLPIMLDVGTENEGYRRDPLYLGLRQPRVRGEAYDAFVAEFVEAVKLVMPQALLQFEDFGNANAFRLLEQWRDKVCTFNDDIQGTAAVTLSGLYSALRLTGKTLREQTVLFLGAGEAGIGIGDLIASAMVDEGATPEEARRRCWFVDTKGLVVKSRTDLAQHKLRFAHDAAPQADLLSAIKALRPTALVGVSTMSKAFNQAIVEEMSRLNARPMIFALSNPTSKSECSAEEAYRWSRGQAIFASGSPFPPCVLDGRTFQPGQGNNAYIFPGVGLGVVATRARHVTDRMFAAAARTLASLVQPEDLAVGRIYPKLSRIREVSAAIGAAVAEVAFQDGLAGVPRPVDVAAMVEAAMWEPKYRTYA; encoded by the coding sequence ATGGGTGAGAAGTCCGTCGCTGGTCAGGCTGGCCACACGTTGCCGCACGGTGAGGCCCTGCTGCACGAGCCGCTGCTCAACAAGGGCACGGCCTTCACGCTCGCCGAGCGCGACGCGCTCGGGCTGCGCGGCCTCCTGCCGCCCAACGTCCACACCATCGAGGAGCAGCTGGCCCGGGTGGTGGGCAACTACCAGCAGAAGCAGACCGACCTGGAGCGCTACATCCACCTGGTCAGCCTGCAGGACCGGAACGAGACGCTCTTCTACCGGCTGGTGACCGAGCACATCGAGGAGATGATGCCGGTCATCTACACGCCCACCGTGGGGCAGGCCTGCCAGCAGTGGGGCCACCTCTTCCGGCGGCCGCGCGGTCTCTACCTCTCCTGGGACGACCGCGGGAAGCTGGCCGACATCCTGCGCGCCTGGCCCAAGCCGGACGTGCGGGTCATCGTGGTCACCGACGGCGAGCGCATCCTCGGGCTGGGCGACCAGGGCGTGGGCGGCATGGGCATCCCGGTGGGCAAGCTCTCGCTCTACACCGCCTGCGCCGGCATCGACCCGGCCAAGACCCTGCCCATCATGCTGGACGTGGGCACCGAGAACGAGGGCTACCGGCGCGACCCGCTCTACCTCGGCCTGCGCCAGCCGCGCGTGCGCGGCGAGGCCTACGACGCCTTCGTGGCCGAGTTCGTCGAGGCGGTGAAGCTGGTCATGCCCCAGGCCCTGCTGCAGTTCGAGGACTTCGGCAACGCCAACGCCTTCCGGCTGCTGGAGCAGTGGCGCGACAAGGTCTGCACCTTCAACGACGACATCCAGGGCACAGCCGCGGTCACCCTCTCCGGCCTCTACTCGGCGCTGCGGCTCACCGGCAAGACGTTGCGCGAGCAGACCGTGCTGTTCCTGGGGGCCGGCGAGGCCGGCATCGGCATCGGCGACCTGATCGCCTCGGCCATGGTGGACGAGGGGGCCACGCCGGAGGAGGCACGGCGCCGCTGCTGGTTCGTGGACACCAAGGGGCTGGTGGTCAAGTCGCGCACCGACCTGGCGCAGCACAAGCTGCGCTTCGCCCACGACGCCGCGCCGCAGGCCGACCTGCTCTCCGCCATCAAGGCGCTGCGGCCCACCGCCCTGGTGGGCGTCTCCACCATGTCCAAGGCCTTCAACCAGGCCATCGTCGAGGAGATGAGCCGGCTCAACGCCCGGCCCATGATCTTCGCGCTCTCCAACCCCACCTCCAAGTCGGAGTGCTCCGCCGAGGAGGCCTACCGCTGGTCGCGCGGCCAGGCCATCTTCGCCTCCGGCAGCCCGTTCCCTCCCTGCGTGCTCGACGGCCGGACCTTCCAGCCGGGCCAGGGCAACAACGCCTACATCTTCCCGGGCGTCGGGCTGGGCGTGGTGGCCACCCGGGCGCGCCACGTCACCGACCGGATGTTCGCGGCGGCGGCGCGCACGCTGGCCTCGCTGGTCCAGCCCGAGGACCTGGCGGTGGGGCGCATCTACCCCAAGCTCTCGCGCATCCGCGAGGTGTCGGCGGCCATCGGCGCGGCGGTGGCCGAGGTGGCCTTCCAGGACGGCCTGGCCGGCGTGCCGCGGCCGGTCGACGTGGCGGCCATGGTGGAGGCCGCCATGTGGGAGCCGAAGTACCGGACCTACGCGTAG
- a CDS encoding VOC family protein codes for MQHVHVYLNFAGTTDEALRLYESVFGTRVVFRQTFGESTFIPNVPEHAKGKVMHAQLPITEAVHLMASDAVPGFGPPLQVGNNFHVSIVAKDKAEADRAFALLSEGGTVAMPLANAPWGPYFGMCVDRFGVHWMVSLTTPA; via the coding sequence GGCACCACCGACGAGGCCCTCCGGCTCTACGAGTCGGTCTTCGGCACCCGCGTGGTGTTTCGCCAGACCTTCGGCGAGTCGACCTTCATCCCCAACGTCCCGGAGCACGCCAAGGGGAAGGTCATGCACGCCCAGCTGCCCATCACCGAGGCGGTGCACCTCATGGCGAGCGACGCGGTCCCGGGGTTCGGGCCGCCCCTCCAGGTGGGGAACAACTTCCACGTCTCCATCGTGGCCAAGGACAAGGCCGAGGCCGACCGCGCCTTCGCCCTCCTCTCCGAGGGCGGGACGGTGGCCATGCCGCTCGCCAACGCGCCCTGGGGCCCCTACTTCGGGATGTGCGTGGACCGCTTCGGCGTCCACTGGATGGTGAGCCTGACGACCCCGGCCTGA
- a CDS encoding VCBS repeat-containing protein yields the protein MALGAVLLLACGGLGCGGGKGQKTYTIGGTITGLAGSGLVLATPGQADLAVSAGATRFAFATPAPDGTTYAVSVRQQPTSPAQACAVADAAGGVAGADVTTVAVACTTTAPVDVPADTAGLSLLPAGGVDVRYGADHATLAIADLDRDGHPDLAVAYDTANRVGVFLGRGDGTFEARPEPTTGSGPWKVAVGDFDGDGRPDLVTANRRAGSLSVLLGNGDGTFQPRRDVPAGAAPGWVEVGDLDADGKQDLVVSGAPFELGGLVIRGRQGTGAAGVLMGNGDGTFGPLAEVSSGAGLNVAALGDLDGDHRPDLVLADAGGGGLGVLLGKGDGTFAPRRTYPSGPEPRGLALGDLDGDGALDAVASDFAASTLSVFLGKGDGTFPDRVDYRTGRAPAAVAIGDVDGDARADVVVTTLTALDLTSDRTDQRISVFFGRGDGTFRGALHSAVAVAHPAFASLADLDGDGRPELAVANLGYLDWLAYPAPYYPVGVYRVGGGAPLTVAPPRAGGVSLGGGPVTFTASAGGVAREVTWSLSPDVGTLSGTTGATVRYTPPAAGASPRVVRLVAAAGGEQVVAEIGLSTQVERPRGSTTAPSAFLEYLPPGYEDGLPRPLLVFLHGSAGNGNGLTNVSANLVSWAVPAMIAHGGWSPDHPFIVLSPQHFSLGSECALGPEVAAFVDWAVTRYRVDPKRVFLTGLSCGSRAAWDYLGLYQDSKVAAAALLVGSPGAAWTRAGCDLGKVAIWALHGADDSPQAEQAVMDQLLACPAPPRRDAAFTLVPGGSHYIFDDIYLGRLGLDVFGWLLEHPKP from the coding sequence GTGGCGCTGGGTGCGGTCCTGCTGCTGGCCTGCGGGGGCCTGGGGTGCGGAGGCGGGAAGGGCCAGAAGACTTACACCATCGGTGGAACGATCACGGGGCTGGCGGGGAGCGGGCTGGTCCTGGCCACGCCCGGCCAGGCGGACCTGGCCGTGAGCGCCGGGGCGACGCGCTTCGCCTTCGCCACGCCAGCGCCGGACGGCACCACCTACGCGGTCTCGGTGCGCCAGCAGCCCACGTCGCCAGCCCAGGCCTGCGCCGTCGCGGACGCGGCCGGCGGCGTGGCGGGCGCCGACGTGACCACGGTGGCGGTGGCGTGCACGACCACCGCCCCGGTCGACGTCCCGGCGGACACCGCCGGCCTCTCGCTCCTGCCTGCGGGCGGCGTCGACGTCCGCTACGGCGCGGACCACGCGACCCTCGCCATCGCGGACCTGGACCGCGACGGCCACCCCGATCTCGCCGTCGCCTACGACACGGCGAACAGGGTCGGGGTGTTCCTCGGGCGCGGCGATGGCACCTTCGAGGCGAGGCCCGAGCCCACGACCGGGTCCGGCCCCTGGAAGGTCGCGGTGGGCGACTTCGACGGCGACGGTCGACCCGACCTCGTGACCGCGAACCGGAGGGCGGGATCGCTCAGCGTCCTCCTCGGGAACGGGGACGGGACCTTCCAGCCGAGGCGCGACGTCCCGGCCGGCGCCGCACCGGGCTGGGTGGAGGTGGGCGACCTCGACGCCGACGGGAAGCAGGACCTGGTGGTGAGCGGGGCTCCCTTCGAGCTCGGCGGCCTGGTGATCCGTGGACGCCAGGGCACGGGCGCCGCGGGCGTCCTCATGGGGAACGGCGACGGGACCTTCGGGCCGCTGGCCGAGGTGTCGAGCGGCGCCGGCCTCAACGTGGCGGCGCTCGGCGACCTCGACGGGGACCACCGACCGGACCTGGTCCTGGCGGACGCCGGCGGCGGGGGCCTGGGCGTGCTCCTCGGCAAGGGCGACGGCACCTTCGCTCCCAGGAGGACCTACCCCTCCGGCCCGGAGCCACGCGGCCTGGCGCTCGGCGACCTCGACGGCGACGGCGCGCTCGACGCCGTCGCGTCGGACTTCGCCGCCAGCACCCTGAGCGTCTTCCTGGGGAAGGGCGACGGCACCTTCCCGGATCGGGTGGACTACCGGACCGGGAGGGCGCCTGCGGCGGTGGCCATCGGTGACGTGGACGGCGACGCCAGGGCCGACGTGGTGGTCACGACCCTGACCGCGCTGGACCTCACCTCGGACCGGACGGACCAGCGGATCAGCGTCTTCTTCGGGCGCGGAGACGGGACCTTCCGCGGCGCGCTCCACTCCGCCGTGGCGGTGGCCCACCCGGCCTTCGCCTCCCTCGCCGACCTCGATGGCGACGGCCGGCCCGAGCTCGCCGTGGCGAACCTGGGGTACCTGGACTGGCTCGCCTACCCCGCGCCCTACTACCCGGTGGGCGTCTATCGCGTGGGCGGCGGCGCTCCGCTCACCGTGGCACCGCCGCGGGCCGGCGGCGTCAGCCTGGGCGGCGGCCCCGTCACCTTCACCGCCAGCGCCGGAGGCGTGGCGCGGGAGGTCACCTGGAGCCTGTCGCCCGACGTCGGGACGCTCTCGGGCACGACCGGGGCCACGGTGCGCTACACGCCGCCCGCCGCAGGGGCGTCACCGCGCGTCGTGCGGCTCGTCGCGGCGGCGGGCGGCGAGCAGGTCGTGGCGGAGATCGGGCTGTCCACCCAGGTCGAGCGGCCGCGCGGCAGCACGACGGCGCCCAGCGCCTTCCTCGAATACCTGCCGCCTGGGTACGAGGACGGCCTGCCGCGCCCGCTCCTGGTGTTCCTCCACGGCAGCGCCGGCAACGGGAACGGGCTGACGAACGTCTCGGCCAACCTGGTGAGCTGGGCGGTCCCGGCCATGATCGCCCACGGCGGCTGGTCCCCCGACCACCCCTTCATCGTGCTGTCGCCGCAGCACTTCAGCCTGGGGTCGGAGTGCGCCCTGGGGCCGGAGGTGGCGGCGTTCGTCGACTGGGCGGTCACGCGCTACCGCGTCGATCCGAAGCGGGTCTTCCTCACGGGCCTCTCCTGCGGATCCAGGGCGGCTTGGGACTACCTGGGCCTCTACCAGGACTCGAAGGTCGCGGCGGCGGCGCTCCTGGTCGGGTCCCCGGGCGCCGCCTGGACGCGAGCCGGCTGCGATCTCGGGAAGGTGGCCATCTGGGCGCTCCACGGCGCCGACGACAGCCCGCAGGCGGAGCAGGCGGTGATGGACCAGCTCCTCGCCTGCCCCGCGCCGCCCCGCCGGGACGCGGCGTTCACCCTCGTTCCGGGGGGCAGCCACTACATCTTCGACGACATCTACCTGGGGCGGCTGGGACTCGACGTCTTCGGCTGGCTGCTGGAGCACCCCAAGCCGTAG
- a CDS encoding potassium transporter Kef, with amino-acid sequence MTTLAAISALLAVAWVGAALVGRTAVGAGAVALLAGGALGPGGLGVVGPGLLEGAAPLAEVAVGWLAVALGVSAGVRDGRRIGPGRLAGATALALLTGLAVAAAVAAASGATWPLPLEVILVAGGAGVALAPTARDALAGLATRLGARGPVTDLVCDLAESDDLLPVAATVVLFALVPGAPLAVRFGLAAAAAAGLVLGAVLGLAAALLVRLSPGRDQAAVALFGISLLGIGLSATLGVSSMATGLVLGLVAALLSGQAAALAGLARTLEGAVALPALVLAGALLDPGAHPGLLVVALAAGGAALLAKLLTGPALGLAEPAALRAGAALPVARLSPGPFGVFVGLAFALRLPGRAGATVLAAAACAFLAGELLAAPALRRALRLAGELPAPAPPPGAPAAAVAAAGEGT; translated from the coding sequence GTGACCACGCTGGCGGCCATCTCCGCGCTGCTGGCGGTGGCCTGGGTGGGCGCGGCCCTGGTGGGCCGCACCGCGGTGGGCGCCGGCGCGGTGGCGCTGCTGGCGGGGGGCGCGCTCGGGCCCGGCGGCCTGGGCGTGGTCGGTCCTGGGCTCCTGGAGGGCGCCGCACCCCTCGCCGAGGTGGCGGTGGGCTGGCTGGCGGTGGCGCTGGGGGTCTCGGCCGGCGTCCGCGACGGGCGGCGCATCGGCCCGGGGCGGCTGGCCGGCGCCACCGCGCTGGCGCTCCTGACCGGCCTGGCCGTGGCCGCGGCGGTCGCGGCGGCCTCCGGCGCGACCTGGCCCCTGCCGCTCGAGGTGATCCTGGTGGCGGGTGGCGCCGGGGTGGCGCTGGCGCCCACGGCGCGCGACGCGCTGGCCGGCCTGGCCACCCGGCTGGGCGCCCGCGGCCCGGTGACCGACCTGGTCTGCGACCTGGCCGAGAGCGACGACCTGCTGCCCGTCGCCGCCACCGTGGTGCTGTTCGCGCTGGTGCCCGGCGCGCCCCTGGCGGTTCGCTTCGGCCTGGCAGCAGCCGCGGCGGCGGGGCTCGTGCTGGGCGCGGTGCTCGGCCTGGCGGCGGCCCTGCTGGTGCGCCTCTCGCCCGGGCGCGACCAGGCCGCGGTGGCGCTCTTCGGGATCTCGCTGCTCGGCATCGGGCTGTCGGCCACGCTGGGGGTCTCCTCCATGGCCACCGGCCTGGTGCTGGGGCTGGTGGCGGCGCTGCTCTCCGGCCAGGCGGCCGCGCTGGCGGGCCTGGCCCGGACGCTGGAGGGGGCGGTGGCGCTGCCGGCGCTGGTGCTGGCCGGCGCGCTGCTCGATCCCGGCGCCCACCCCGGGCTGCTGGTGGTGGCGCTGGCGGCGGGCGGGGCTGCGCTCCTGGCCAAGCTGCTGACCGGGCCCGCCCTCGGCCTGGCCGAGCCCGCCGCCCTCAGGGCCGGCGCGGCGCTGCCGGTGGCGCGCCTCTCGCCCGGCCCCTTCGGCGTCTTCGTCGGCCTGGCCTTCGCCCTGCGCCTGCCGGGCCGGGCCGGGGCCACCGTGCTGGCCGCCGCGGCCTGCGCCTTCCTGGCCGGCGAGCTGCTGGCCGCCCCGGCGCTGCGCCGCGCCCTGCGCCTGGCCGGTGAGCTGCCGGCCCCGGCGCCGCCGCCCGGCGCGCCCGCCGCCGCCGTCGCCGCGGCCGGGGAGGGGACGTGA
- a CDS encoding DUF3108 domain-containing protein gives MTTRPHLLAALLLLAPPVARASEPTAPTVGPVAPTPPAPAHGSGLGPWLEPAPAHPPAHPAAHAPGPTLGPALEPAQPTATTAPPTAPVSPHAGAPHTPGEAMEFVVELGGFKAGVARLSVGQREGSVLPVYLVSRSAGLAAIVSLKQSLVSLLDTATGLPKSSQLEGIEPSYRHTDTARFDRTANVAEVREVGRYDRSYRIEVPPGTLDFVALVFRLRLLPLDPGASLPFPVLSGRTVSTVVASVEGRESVKTRVGTFPAIKVRVPTGLSGKFSEKSPTYIWFSDDAERRVVRISTNFGFGRAVAILSSYTPGLEPG, from the coding sequence GTGACCACCCGCCCCCACCTCCTCGCCGCCCTGCTCCTGCTGGCGCCCCCGGTCGCCCGGGCGTCGGAGCCCACCGCGCCCACCGTCGGCCCGGTCGCCCCGACGCCGCCCGCACCGGCGCACGGCAGCGGCCTCGGCCCCTGGCTCGAGCCCGCGCCCGCGCACCCACCGGCGCACCCAGCGGCGCATGCGCCTGGCCCCACGCTCGGGCCGGCGCTCGAGCCCGCCCAGCCGACCGCCACCACCGCCCCGCCCACCGCCCCCGTGAGTCCCCACGCCGGCGCCCCCCACACGCCGGGCGAGGCCATGGAGTTCGTCGTCGAGCTCGGCGGGTTCAAGGCCGGGGTGGCCCGCCTCTCGGTGGGCCAGCGGGAGGGATCCGTCCTGCCGGTCTACCTGGTGTCGCGGTCGGCCGGCCTGGCCGCCATCGTGTCGCTGAAGCAGAGCCTGGTGAGCCTCCTCGACACCGCCACCGGCCTGCCGAAGTCCTCGCAGCTCGAGGGGATCGAGCCCAGCTACCGGCACACCGACACGGCCCGCTTCGACCGCACCGCCAACGTGGCGGAGGTGCGCGAGGTCGGCCGGTACGACCGGAGCTACCGCATCGAGGTGCCGCCCGGCACGCTCGACTTCGTGGCGCTGGTGTTCCGCCTGCGCCTGCTGCCCCTCGATCCCGGCGCCAGCCTGCCGTTCCCGGTGCTGTCCGGCCGCACCGTCTCCACCGTGGTGGCCTCCGTGGAGGGGCGCGAGTCGGTGAAGACGCGGGTGGGCACCTTCCCGGCCATCAAGGTGCGGGTGCCCACCGGGCTCTCCGGCAAGTTCAGCGAGAAGAGCCCCACCTACATCTGGTTCAGCGACGACGCGGAGCGCCGGGTGGTCCGCATCAGCACCAACTTCGGCTTCGGCCGCGCCGTGGCCATCCTGTCCTCCTACACGCCGGGGCTGGAGCCGGGCTGA
- a CDS encoding right-handed parallel beta-helix repeat-containing protein, with protein sequence MPRLAAALAVALLLAPRPAPAATYEVGPGQPLASIGAVPWEALTAGDVVRIHARAEPYAEKWVLCGRGTSAAPIRVVGVPDAGGALPVITGEGASTRPQLNFWNEERALLKIGGANSPACETPEWVVVEKLHLRRARAPLAFTGRNGASSYAQNAAAIFVEAGRHVTIRGCELEDSGNGLFSAAGVEDLLVEGCFIHGNGNVGSAFEHNSYTAGHGVTFLGNRYGPLCDRCSGNALKDRSAGSVIRANWIEGGNRQLDLVDGEDDPAIVADPAYADTFVSGNVLVERDGADNNQIVHFGGDSGATSDYRPRLWFWNNTVVSTRSGNTTLFRLSTAAQQASVFANVFLATASAGHLAVVEGAGPLALGGNWLSAGWVRTHSGVAVGVTDAGGNLTGADPGFVDLAGQDFWLAPGSPALDVGVALPAAALAHPLDVTYVPHQATAPRPAGGPADLGAFERETGVAPPADPPPEEAGGCGCGSSRGGAAALLALLGAFVLARAGRRRRRPTGHAPRSPR encoded by the coding sequence ATGCCCCGCCTCGCCGCCGCGCTCGCCGTCGCCCTGCTGCTGGCGCCCCGCCCCGCGCCGGCCGCCACCTACGAGGTGGGGCCGGGCCAGCCGCTCGCCTCCATCGGGGCGGTGCCCTGGGAGGCCCTGACCGCCGGTGACGTGGTGCGCATCCACGCCCGGGCCGAGCCCTACGCCGAGAAGTGGGTGCTGTGCGGCCGGGGCACCTCGGCCGCTCCCATCCGCGTGGTGGGGGTGCCGGACGCCGGCGGGGCGCTGCCGGTCATCACCGGCGAGGGGGCCAGCACCCGGCCGCAGCTGAACTTCTGGAACGAGGAGCGGGCCCTGCTCAAGATCGGCGGCGCCAACTCGCCAGCGTGTGAGACGCCGGAGTGGGTGGTGGTGGAGAAGCTCCACCTGCGGCGCGCCCGGGCACCGCTGGCCTTCACCGGGCGGAACGGCGCCTCGAGCTACGCGCAGAACGCCGCCGCCATCTTCGTGGAGGCCGGTCGCCACGTCACCATCCGCGGCTGCGAGCTCGAGGACAGCGGCAACGGCCTCTTCTCCGCGGCGGGCGTCGAGGACCTGCTGGTGGAGGGCTGCTTCATCCACGGCAACGGCAACGTCGGGAGCGCCTTCGAGCACAACTCCTACACCGCCGGCCACGGCGTGACCTTCCTGGGGAACCGCTACGGCCCCCTCTGCGACCGGTGCTCCGGCAACGCGCTCAAGGACCGCTCGGCCGGCAGCGTCATCCGCGCCAACTGGATCGAGGGCGGCAACCGGCAGCTCGACCTGGTGGACGGGGAGGACGACCCCGCCATCGTGGCCGACCCGGCCTACGCCGACACCTTCGTCTCCGGCAACGTGCTGGTGGAGCGCGACGGCGCCGACAACAACCAGATCGTCCACTTCGGCGGCGACAGCGGCGCCACCTCCGACTACCGGCCGCGCCTCTGGTTCTGGAACAACACGGTGGTCTCGACCCGCAGCGGCAACACCACGCTCTTCCGGCTCTCCACGGCGGCGCAGCAGGCCTCGGTCTTCGCCAACGTGTTCCTGGCGACCGCGTCCGCCGGCCACCTGGCGGTGGTGGAGGGGGCCGGCCCGCTGGCGCTGGGCGGCAACTGGCTCAGCGCCGGCTGGGTGCGCACCCACTCCGGCGTGGCGGTGGGCGTGACCGACGCCGGCGGCAACCTCACCGGCGCCGACCCCGGCTTCGTGGACCTGGCCGGCCAGGACTTCTGGCTGGCGCCCGGCTCGCCGGCGCTGGACGTCGGGGTGGCGCTGCCGGCGGCCGCGCTGGCCCACCCGCTCGACGTGACCTACGTGCCGCACCAGGCCACCGCGCCGCGGCCCGCCGGTGGGCCGGCCGACCTGGGCGCCTTCGAGCGGGAGACCGGCGTGGCGCCCCCGGCCGATCCCCCGCCCGAGGAGGCCGGCGGCTGCGGCTGCGGGAGCTCGCGGGGCGGGGCGGCGGCGCTGCTGGCGCTGCTCGGGGCCTTCGTCCTGGCCCGGGCGGGCCGGCGGCGGCGACGGCCGACCGGGCACGCTCCGCGCTCGCCCCGCTAG
- a CDS encoding cation:proton antiporter: MASRLAVASVALGLLALVAVATRLAPEAGPRAGTIAAIGLLLLVAGAAALVTEPLGVPHLTAFLLTGVAVGPHGLGVVGHQAVEDLQAVNALALALIALAGGAELRLAGLRAGLRGLGVATLVQNGLGLVGMAAVFAAARPLIPFAQGLEPAALAGAALLWGAVAVTRSPSALLGVVAQTRARGPLTSFSLNFVMTSDVVVVVVLAVATTLARPLLEPGAAVSLASFGHLADELVGSVAVGTTLGLGLALYLWAVGRHVLIVLVALGLVFTHLFAWLSFEWLLVFIVAGFVVQNLTSQGKVLLHEVERTGEVVYVIFFATAGAHLDLGLLAQLWPAALLLAGARAALAVVGGRLSSRLAGDPPVLARWGFAGLVPQAGLALGIASQVTAQFPQLGTSFGALVVAVVAVNELAGPVLLKVALDRAGETAAEAGAPGPAGGEALAEAGPGGQA, from the coding sequence ATGGCCTCCCGCCTGGCCGTGGCCTCGGTGGCCCTGGGGCTGCTGGCCCTGGTGGCGGTGGCCACCCGGCTGGCGCCCGAGGCGGGCCCCCGGGCCGGCACCATCGCGGCCATCGGGCTCCTGCTGCTGGTGGCCGGGGCGGCCGCCCTGGTCACCGAGCCGCTCGGCGTGCCGCACCTGACCGCCTTCCTGCTCACCGGGGTGGCGGTGGGGCCGCACGGCCTGGGCGTGGTGGGGCACCAGGCGGTGGAGGACCTGCAGGCGGTCAACGCGCTGGCGCTGGCGCTCATCGCCCTGGCGGGCGGCGCCGAGCTGCGGCTGGCCGGCCTGCGCGCCGGCCTGCGCGGGCTGGGGGTCGCCACCCTGGTGCAGAACGGCCTGGGGCTCGTGGGCATGGCCGCGGTCTTCGCGGCCGCGCGCCCGCTCATCCCCTTCGCCCAGGGGCTGGAGCCGGCGGCGCTGGCGGGGGCGGCGCTGCTGTGGGGGGCGGTGGCGGTGACCCGCAGCCCCTCCGCGCTGCTCGGCGTGGTGGCCCAGACCCGGGCCAGGGGGCCGCTCACCAGCTTCTCGCTCAACTTCGTCATGACCAGCGACGTGGTGGTGGTGGTGGTGCTGGCGGTGGCCACCACCCTGGCCCGGCCGCTGCTCGAGCCGGGCGCCGCCGTCTCGCTGGCCTCCTTCGGCCACCTGGCCGACGAGCTGGTGGGCTCGGTGGCGGTGGGCACCACCCTGGGGCTCGGGCTGGCCCTCTACCTGTGGGCGGTGGGGCGCCACGTCCTCATCGTGCTGGTGGCGCTCGGGCTGGTCTTCACCCACCTGTTCGCCTGGCTCTCCTTCGAGTGGCTGCTGGTCTTCATCGTGGCCGGCTTCGTGGTGCAGAACCTCACCTCGCAGGGGAAGGTGCTGCTGCACGAGGTGGAGCGGACCGGCGAGGTGGTCTACGTGATCTTCTTCGCCACCGCCGGGGCCCACCTCGACCTCGGCCTCCTGGCGCAGCTCTGGCCGGCGGCGCTGCTGCTGGCCGGCGCCCGGGCCGCCCTCGCGGTGGTGGGCGGCCGGCTCTCGTCGCGGCTGGCCGGTGACCCGCCGGTGCTGGCGCGGTGGGGCTTCGCCGGGCTGGTGCCGCAGGCCGGGCTGGCCCTCGGCATCGCCAGCCAGGTGACCGCCCAGTTCCCGCAGCTGGGCACGTCCTTCGGGGCGCTGGTGGTGGCGGTGGTGGCGGTCAACGAGCTGGCCGGGCCGGTGCTGCTCAAGGTGGCCCTCGACCGGGCCGGCGAGACCGCCGCCGAGGCCGGGGCGCCCGGACCGGCCGGGGGCGAGGCGCTGGCCGAGGCCGGGCCGGGAGGCCAGGCGTGA
- a CDS encoding mechanosensitive ion channel: MRPTNRFLSSIALAALLLVGGAAAAAPTSEPGAWLRLRDQRILELRSARGELPAGQRARDATRALEAAVAASPGAAATLEVGPDGALLRVGDTTVLQLGPEDAAAEAMGLSELAGRSLASLRAALEAERRRQAAHDVIYKLSMLVFSGLVALLLARSIGRAAVAAAGRLEAAETHVPALAVAGVELASGPAVRGAAAVALRLGRFVAQAGVAVAWGLSALSHFELTRGSRDRIAAALAEPLVSLGGGLAGAVPLLVVGAVGVVLVALLVRGAEVFFDAVARGDATLRWLPRDLAPAVGRLVRVAIVLLALLLGASAAGADGLLGGLARAALLALGLAAAPLAASALAGLPLVLGRTLRPGDLVELGGHRGRVVGLGLLATVLEEAGGARVRVPHLLSLVRPVRVEDRAPEGRP; the protein is encoded by the coding sequence ATGCGACCGACCAACCGTTTCCTGTCCTCGATCGCGCTGGCGGCGCTCCTCCTGGTCGGCGGCGCCGCCGCGGCGGCCCCGACCTCCGAGCCCGGCGCCTGGCTGCGGCTGCGCGACCAGCGGATCCTCGAGCTGCGGTCGGCGCGCGGCGAGCTCCCGGCCGGGCAGCGGGCCCGCGACGCCACCAGGGCCCTGGAGGCGGCCGTGGCGGCCTCGCCGGGGGCCGCGGCCACCCTGGAGGTCGGGCCGGACGGGGCGCTCCTGCGGGTCGGCGACACCACCGTGCTCCAGCTCGGGCCGGAGGACGCCGCCGCCGAGGCCATGGGGCTCTCCGAGCTGGCCGGGCGCTCCCTGGCCAGCCTGCGCGCGGCCCTGGAGGCGGAGCGGCGCCGGCAGGCCGCCCACGACGTCATCTACAAGCTGTCGATGCTGGTCTTCAGCGGGCTGGTGGCGCTCCTGCTGGCCCGCTCCATCGGGCGAGCCGCCGTGGCCGCCGCGGGGCGCCTCGAGGCCGCCGAGACCCACGTCCCGGCGCTGGCCGTGGCCGGCGTGGAGCTGGCCAGCGGGCCGGCGGTGCGCGGGGCCGCCGCGGTGGCGCTCCGGCTGGGCCGCTTCGTGGCGCAGGCCGGCGTGGCGGTGGCCTGGGGCCTCTCGGCGCTGTCGCACTTCGAGCTCACCCGGGGCTCGCGCGACCGGATCGCGGCGGCGCTGGCCGAGCCGCTGGTGTCCCTGGGCGGCGGCCTGGCGGGCGCGGTGCCGCTGCTGGTGGTGGGCGCCGTCGGCGTGGTGCTGGTGGCGCTGCTGGTCCGCGGCGCCGAGGTCTTCTTCGACGCGGTGGCGCGCGGCGACGCCACGCTGCGCTGGCTGCCCCGCGACCTGGCCCCCGCCGTGGGCCGGCTGGTGCGGGTGGCCATCGTGCTGCTGGCGCTCCTGCTGGGCGCCTCCGCCGCCGGCGCCGACGGGCTCCTGGGCGGCCTGGCCCGCGCCGCCCTGCTGGCCCTGGGGCTGGCCGCGGCGCCGCTGGCCGCCTCGGCGCTGGCCGGGCTCCCGCTGGTGCTGGGGCGGACGCTGCGGCCCGGTGACCTGGTGGAGCTGGGCGGCCACCGCGGGCGGGTGGTCGGGCTCGGCCTGCTGGCCACGGTGCTGGAGGAGGCCGGCGGCGCGCGCGTGCGCGTGCCCCACCTGCTCTCGCTGGTGCGGCCGGTGCGGGTCGAGGATCGCGCCCCGGAGGGGCGGCCGTGA